The genomic DNA CCAGCTCCCGGCCCGAAAAAGTCCAGTCCGCCGTCTCCCGCCTCCGCACTCTCTACCCCGATGAGCAATTCACGACCAGAATAGCCGGCACCACCGTCGACCTGGGGGATGAGTCCACCTTGGAGTCGAACATCTTGACCTTGCTAGACAAAGCAACACAACCCGATCTCTTCCCGACTAACCTCTCGCCCAACAACGCAGACACACCCGGCAAAAGCGAAAAGGTCCTCCTAGACCATATCGTCTTCACCGCCGGCGACGCCCTCCAAATCCGCCCGCCGACTGACCCAGCCCTCGACCCCGCGTACATCCGCGCCCTCACCACCGTGCGGCTCCTGGGCGGCCTGATACTTGCGAAGCACGTCCCGACGTACATGGTGCAATCGGCGCGGTCTTCGCTGACGTTGACGAGCGGGGCGGTGGCGATGCGGCCGCCACCGGGGTACAGTGTGGGAGCTATGCTGGGGAATGCGATCAATGGGCTGGGGCGGGGGTTAGCGGTCGATCTTGCGCCGGTGAGGGTGAATGTTGTTGCGCCGGGGGCGGTGCGGACGGAGATGTTCGATGGGTTGCCTGAGGAGGTGATTGAGAGGTTGAAGGGGAGGACGTTGACGGGGGAACTGGGGAGGCCAGAGGATGTGGCCGAGGGGTATTTGGGGGTTATGAAGGATGGGTTTGTGACGGGGACGGTCGTACAGTCCGATGGGGGGATGAGCATCAAGACTTGAGCTTCATTTGAAAAACCATAATGCTTTGTTGACTGAGGATGGAAGTAAGGAAGATGGGAAAGGAAACGAATAAtcttgatgctgatgctAATGCCGATGCTCTACTAACGCTAAACCGATATCATAACATGAAATGACCATAACCATACCCATAACAAAGACAACCGT from Aspergillus fumigatus Af293 chromosome 8, whole genome shotgun sequence includes the following:
- a CDS encoding oxidoreductase, short chain dehydrogenase/reductase family — its product is MTTQTPHLVSINKLTGTRVLVIGGTSGLGFAVARAALEHGASVLVASSRPEKVQSAVSRLRTLYPDEQFTTRIAGTTVDLGDESTLESNILTLLDKATQPDLFPTNLSPNNADTPGKSEKVLLDHIVFTAGDALQIRPPTDPALDPAYIRALTTVRLLGGLILAKHVPTYMVQSARSSLTLTSGAVAMRPPPGYSVGAMLGNAINGLGRGLAVDLAPVRVNVVAPGAVRTEMFDGLPEEVIERLKGRTLTGELGRPEDVAEGYLGVMKDGFVTGTVVQSDGGMSIKT